CACATTCAATAAAATACGCAAATAATATTTCTCTCCTGCAGTGGGGTGGACATAGCAGATGCGTCCTATTTTGTTGAAGCCCCTCTTTCTTGGTTTCCATTATTTAGACTCTGTATCCCATGTCCATTCCGAAGGAAAGTCTGCATACGTTAGGTTCCTTGCTTTTACGTGTTCTCTATTAGCTTTCATCTAGCGAAGGAATTTTGTTGCATCTGGATCGGTTCTTTCCAAAACATCTCTCAAGTCTTTAGTATCTTTATGATAAATCAACTGCTCTCCTTCGAGATGAAATGGTAATCTTTCTACGCTTGGACGACGATAATGAATTTCAAAGTTCAATGTTCTCCAGAACGCTTCTGAGGCAGATAGATAACGACAGTCAAGATATTTCTTAATCTCATCAAATTTCGGTTTGGGCTTATTATTTGGTGCAACAGTATCACTGACGTttgatgtactttcttttggatcCTGATATCATTATCGTTTGAAGTCTTTTTCTTTATTGCAGGTGTTTCCAGAATGGCGGTTACTCGGTCACTTCTTTCGTGTAAATACTTGAAAAGGTATTTTATTGACACACCTCTGCAATTGCAAACTTCTACATTAATATGTGCATCATATCTGACCAATAAGTCTAGGTTGTGTGGTACAACCCATCTATTATCTAACTTGATACCTTCCTTTTCAACTCCACAATTCATTTGTTGACGCCTATATACTGGAGACCCCTTTTCATCAACACTTGTCTTGTCGCAGAACTTTTTAGGATATTTCTTTGGACATTTTTTTGTGATGCATGCAAGTCTATTAGGTTTGACAGCCCCACATGGACCATGTAACATATATTGACAGACTGCATCATATCCAACTCTATCTTTCTCTGGGTCTGGGAATTCAGCTTGAATTATTGAATCAACATGTGCTGCAGTCTTTGGCTTGTCTTCGGGTTTAAGCCACGATAATATATGTGCATGCGGCAATCCTCTTTTTTGAAATTCGACAGTGTATATTGTTGCAATTAAAATTCAGGGGTTAGGATGAATATTTGAGTTGAAAAATTAGGAACCAAATATGCATATTGAATAGTGGAGTAAGGATGGAGTAAATTGTAATGAAATAGTTAAAAATACATACCTCCTTGTACTTCTCCAAAGTGTCTGCTTCCTTCAAGGTCAGACATTAGTGCTTTCAGTTTTATATGAAATACGCGACTAATTATATCTGGTCTATCAATTGGTTGTTGTCCAGGAATTTTCTTTAGAGCTTCTGTGATTTCAAACCATTTTGGATTACATGTGAATGTAATAAATAAGTCTGGTGGTCCTAATTGTCTGCATATAGAAATGGCATCTTGGTAATGTTGAATCATATACCTCGGTCCACCAGTAAAGGTAGATGGTAAAATTATTCTACCTGCAGTACCTGGTTCAGTGTCTCCTGCTGCAACTGCTTCTTTTATACCTTGAAATACGTCAGCGCGTATTTCTTCATGATGGCCTCTAACCCACTTCAATCTACATTGTTCAATAGTAGCATATGCATCAACTACAAACTGCTGGAATAGTCGTCCTCCTCGAATAAGGGTCTGCCCTTCATTTGATCGTTGTTGCAGTCTAAAGGCATAGTACTCTCTCAtagttatatttttctttttttctcaaaACCCAATTCATCGTCTCTTACACTGGTATTGTCTTTGTCATATGGAATATCAGTATGAAAACTATCCTCACCATAAGGAAACAAAAGTGGATATTGTAAAGCCATGTAACTGGGTTGCAACTCAGATATATTTTTCAAGTCACTTTTCTTCTCATCTACAATTATATCTCTAGTTCCATCACCCTCGGGGTTATCAACGATAAGCCCAGCGATTTCAGAAGTGGTTGGCAAATTGTATTGTTGTGCATTCCTTTTACCAATGCTAATAAGACGCAGCTCCACCTTACTTGGTTGGTCTTCTTTATACCTGTCTCTCCATATTCTGAATGTTTTGCAAAGACTGTTGTTATCTAACATTTTTATCAATCCTTTTATAATAGAGTCGTCCAATGAGTTTGTGGTTTCTACCTCGTAGTCGTCTACTTTTTCCATTTCAGGATCGCCTTCGGTATCTTTTTTCTccttatcttcttttcttttggaaataGCATTCTTCCTATTTTTTACTTCGTTCTCAGTATCGTAGACATACAGCTGGAGAAAGGCAGGTGGCTGACCATCCAAAGGTAACAAAGAACCCATAAGTTTTATTTGACCATGCTTTACATTTTGCTGGTGTTCATTAAGAATGTAATGTTATGAATGGTTACCTGGTTTTGTTATGTCTTCTTGATTGTTTATGCCTTCTATTGTGGTTCTAAAGTTGCAGGGGACGGAAGCAGGAGATAGTTTGCTAGGAGGCTGCGTTCTGGTTACTCGAAAGTGGCTTTCAGCTATTATTGTTGCAGAAATTAGAGAGACTCAGTAAACTATAGGGTGCATCATCTATTTGGGGTAAGAGCAACAACTTGTTACTTAGCTTAGTTTCATAGCGAAATTTTTAGCTAGCTagctaatttattttttttgtttttgcggTGCAAATTAATTAGTGGTAGTGAGAGAACCATTCATAAACACTTGTATACATATGGTACAGATTTCCAACTATTCAAGTGTTAATGGATTCTTTAACAGTTAACTTAGTAATCTTAAATCGGTGATTCCTTCTGAAAATTTCTATGATAAATTTGCGAAAATTTGAATACAATAAAACAGAGAAATCCTTCCAAGGCGCCCAGTGTTACACAATGTCGCTCATGTCAAACTTCAATGAGATGGCCAGAAAATGTACCCCTAGAAGAGTGTAAATACTACTATGTAGACATTGTCTTGGACCGATAAGCTGGTTATGAGCATCAAAGGGTGATGCTTCCTTAAGGACACAATATTTTCTTCCTGGCTGTCGACCGGAGTGTCAATTTCTCGCTGATTTAATTTTACAACTAAATTATAGATTTTTATCCAAATTTACTTAGGAGCTAAACAAATGAGTAGTTCAAAATTTCAACTGATGGTGAGATGCCTGGTGAACCCCTTGTTGTGTCTCATTACATGCTCGTAAAAATTCATCTTTTAACGGTCAAGTAGGGAGGAGTCCATACATTTGTACAACAAAATGAATTCCattgagaaaaaaaataatattgctGCGCCTATCAACCTAAGTTTGGTATGATTATCCGAACGTTTTTTTTAAGtgcataagtattttttttttgttgaagaaattaGGCAGTAAACTTAGTAAGACATTAGGCCTCACCAGGTATCAAAAACTCTTGAATAATGGGACGTCCCCACTATAAGTACCACGATAACAACCACCCTTTTCTTTTACTCTTAACAACCAAATTCCAACACGGCcatcatttttatttgatttggatGAGAAGAATTCAAATTTtatttctaaaaaggtatgttgcATACTATACAAATGTTGAAAGAATGTATATCAATGTCATCATGTATTGCTTAAGGCAGGCTTACCTGATTTTATATTTTGATAATGAGTTGCTTACATTCATAACTGTTGTACTCAAATATTATGTTAATGTGCATCACTTGTTTGTAAAAATGCTTAACAATAAAAATCATCTTTAGTTCTAAAAACATGGATGCAAAGATTTTTTATGGAAATTTTTACATTGAATGAATTTGAAAGCACATAAATGTCTAATAATTATCAAATATCTCCTCATACACAACATTTTGTGTATATCCTTCAGGCTCATTGTCGttctttttgattaatatttttaatCCTTTTCTCGAAGTTGTCCTTGAAACAGCTACATACAACTGACCATGAGTGAATACAGGCTTGTCTAGGTAGACACCAACATTTGGAAGGCTTTGTCCTTGACTTTTATTTATCGTCATGGCATAGCATACTCTTACTGGGAATTGTCTTCGATGCAGGATAAACGGAAGACTTGTTTCGGGTGTAGTCATTACTATTCGCGGGATAAAAACAATATTTCCAACACCTGGACCTGTGAGTATCTCCGATTCAATTACTTTTTTCCCCAATTATTTGACAATCAATCTAGTACCATTGCATAGTCCATCTGGTTGGATTATATTTCGGAGTAGCATGATTGGCACTCCAACTTTCAAGGTTAGCTTGTGGCTAGCCATTCCAGAACATTCATGCTTGTTAAGAAACTCTTTGTCGTAGAAAATAACGCTCGAATGATATTCCGTCGATTCTGGTCCAATGTAATCAGCACTCAAATATGTATGTTCTTCACCTGGTATACATGCTAAGATGTGTGAATTTATGTTGTGCACACATTCATTTGTTGGCGCTAATATACTCCGATCAACAAGATAATTCTTATCACGCATGTGTATTAGCAAGTCGGGATACATTTTTCGTACTATTGTGTCGAGGTGATTTTCTTGACACCGTATTAGTAAATCTGAAGGTATTTCTACCCAATCTGTATCTTTCGATCCATCCAAACTGATTGTTGGTAACTTACCATTACCCACATCAAGAATCCATTTTGAAAATTCTTCAACTTCTTCTCTTTTTTCAACAAACGTATCTCCGGTCAGCAGACGCATTATCTGTTAATTCAAAGACTTTAAAATGTTTCCATAGTTTTGACCTGCTTATAGAAGATTAACTATTTCCTCTCTCGACCCTTACTCAATTACCGGTAAAATTTGCCTGAAATCACCACCAAGAACCAATGTTTTTCTACCAAACCATTCATTTCCTCCATTTTTTTCCATCATTATATCAGCTAGGGTTCTCTGGAAAGCTTCAAGTCCATTTCGGTGCATCATTGGTGCTTCGTCCCAGATAATTAAGTCGGCCCTGCATAATAAATCGGCTTCATTTGTTTTCTTAAAAATATTGCAGCATGATTGTTAATTAAGCCTCAATGGGATTTTGAATCTCGAATGAGTTGTACAGCCGCCTGGTAATAGTAAGGACGCTATACCCGAAGAAGCAACCGCCAAAACAATTTTACCCTGCGCTCGTAAATAAGAAATAATGGTTCTCCAGAGATATGTCTTACCTGTTCCACCACTTCCATACACAAAAAAAAGACCACCATCTTTCTTCTCAACTGAATCTATGACACTGTCAAACACTATTTTCTGTTTTATGTTTAACTCTTTTTTTAAAATCTCTGCCTCTGCAAGTAGACTAATCCTGTCATAGCTTGTTTCTTCTGCAACTAAGTGGTTCCTAGGAACATCAATTCCTGACATGTCTGGGTACGGAATCTCTGAAAATTCATCCTCTTTCAAAGTCCTACCACGTTTCCACATTATCAACTCGATTTCTTGAAAACAATAGttcttcaaatcatcatcatcgtaaGTTAAATTCTCATTCCCATAAAGTTTTTGGTGTTCGTGTTCAATGCCATCTGCCAAAAGTTTCCAGTTTTCACTCCATAGTTTTTTAGGTTCAATGACTTTGCAATTCAACAAAAGTGTAACAAAAAGTTCTCGCAATCTTTTTCCATTAATATATACCGTTGCTGCTTCCTTTATAGCATGGTCCCATTCCCCGTCATCTTCTAACAAACCTAGGGCTAAGCATGCTGCTTTGAATGTCAGATGAGTTACACAGTCTATTGTTTTAATATCGTCGTAGCTCTGACAACCTCTTTGCACATTCAATAAAATACGCAAATAATATTTCTCTCCTGCAGTGGGGTGGACATAGTAGATGCGTCCTATTTTGTTGAAGCCCCTCTTTCTTGGTTTCCATTCTTTAGACTCTGTATACCATGTCCATTCCGAAGGAAAGTCTGCATACGTTAGGTTCCTTGCTTTTACGTGTTCTCTATTAGCTTTCATCAAGCGAAGGAATTTTGTTGCATCTGGATCGGTTCTTTCCAAAACATCTCTCAAGTCTTCAGTATCTTTATGATAAATCAACTGCTCTCCTTCGAGATGAAATGGTAATCTTTCTACGCTTGGACGACGATAATGAATTTCAAAGTTCAATGTTCTCCAGAACGCTTCTGAGGCAGATAGATAACGACAGTCAAGATATTTCTTAATCTCATCAAATTTCGGTTTGGGCTTATTATTTGGTGCAACAGTATCACTGACGTttgatgtactttcttttggatcACTGATATCACTATCGTTTGAAGTCTGTTTCTTTGTTGCAGGTGTTTCCAGAATGGCGGTTACTCGGTCACTTCCTTTGTGTAAATACTTGAAAAGGTAATTTATTGACACACCTCTGCAATTGCAAACTTCTACATTAATATGTGCATCATATCTGACCAATAAGTCTAGGTTGTGTGGTACAACCCATCTATTATCTAACTTGATACCTTCCTTTTCAACTCCACAATTCATTTGTTGACGCCTATATACTGGAGACCCCTTTTCATCAACACTTGTCTTGTCGCAGAACTTTTTAGGATATTTCTTTGGACATTTTTTTGTGATGCATGCAAGTCTATTAGGTTTGACAGCCCCACATGGACCATGTAACATATATTGACAGACTGCATCATATCCAACTCTATCTTTCTCTGGGTCTGGGAATTCAGCTTGAATTATTGAATCAACATGTGCTGCAGTCTTTGGCTTGTCTTCGGGTTTAAGCCACGATAATATATGTGCATGCGGCAATCCTCTTTTTTGAAATTCGACAGTGTATATTGTTGCAATTAAAATTCAGGGGTTAGGATGAATATTTGAGTTGAAAAATTAGGAACCAAATATGCATATTGAATAGTGGAGTAAGGATGGAGTAAATTGTAATGAAATAGTTAAAAATACATACCTCCTTGTACTTCTCCAAAGTGTCTGCTTCCTTCAAGGTCAGACATTAGTGCTTTCAGTTTTATATGAAATACGCGACTAATTATATCTGGTCTATCAATTGGTTGTTGTCCAGGAATTTTCTTTAGAGCTTCTGTGATTTCAAACCATTTTGGATTACATGTGAATGTAATAAATAAGTCTGGTGGTCCTAATTGTCTGCATATAGAAATGGCATCTTGGTAATGTTGAATCATATACCTCGGTCCACCAGTAAAGGTAGATGGTAAAATTATTCTACCTGCAGTACCTGGTTCAGTGTCTCCTGCTGCAACTGCTTCTTTTATACCTTGAAATACGTCAGCGCGTATTTCTTCTTGATGGCCTCTAACCCACTTCAATCTACATTGTTCAATAGTAGCATATGCATCAACTACAAACTGCTGGAATAGTCGTCCTCCTCGAATAAGGGTCTGCCCTTCATTTGATCGTTGTTGCAGTCTAAAGGCATAGTACTCTCTCAtagttatatttttatttttttctcaaaacccAATTCATCGTCTCTTACACTGGTATTGTCTTTGTCATATGGAATATCAGTATGAAAACTATCCTCACCATAAGGAAACAAAAGTGGATATTGTAAAGCCATGTAACTGGGGTGCAACTCAGATATATTTTTCAAGCCACTTTTCTTCTCATCTACAATTATATCTCTAGTTCCATCACCCTCGGGGTTATCAACGATAAGCCCAGCGATTTCAGAAGTAGTTGGCAAATTGTATTGTTGTGCATTCCTTTTACCAATGCTAATAAGACGCAGCTCCACCTTACTTGGTTGGTCTTCTTTATACCTGTCTCTCCATATTCTGAATGTTTTGCAAAGACTGTTGTTGTTGTCTAACATTTTTATCAATCCTTTTATAATAGAGTCGTCCAATGAGTTTGTGGTTTCTACCTCGTAGTCGTCTACTTTTTCCATTTCAGGATTGCCTTCGGTATCTTTTTTATccttatcttcttttcttttggaaataGCATTCTTCCTATTTTGTACTTCGTTCTCAGTATCGTAGACATACAGCTGGAGAAAGGCAGGTGGCTGACCATCCAAAGGTAACAAAGAACCCATAAGTTTTAGTTGACCATGCTTTACATTTTGCTGGTGTTCAGTAAGAATGTAATGTTATGAATGGTTACCTGGTTTTGTTATGTCTTCTTGATTGTTTATGCCTTCTATTGTGGTTCTAAAGTTGCAGGGGACGGAAGCAGGAGATAGTTTGCTAGGAGGTTGCGTTCTGGTTACTCGAAAGTGGCTTTCAGCTATTATTGTTGCAGAAATTAGAGAGACTCAGTAAACTATAGTGTGCATCATCTATTTGGGGTAAGAGCAACAACTTGTTACTTAGCTTAGTTTCATAGCGAAATttttagctagctagctagctaatttattttttttgtttttgcggTGCAAATTAATTAGTGGTAGTGAGAGAACCATTCATAAACACTTGTATACATATGGTACAGATTTCCAACTATTCAAGTGTTAATGGATTCTTTAACAGTTAACTTAGTAATCTTAAATCGGTGATTCCTTCTGAAAATTTCTATGATAAATTTGCGAAAATTTGAATACAATAAAACAAAGAAATCCTTCCAAGGCGCCCAGTGTTACACAATGTCGCTCATGTCAAACTTCAATGAGATGGCCAGAAAATGTACCCCTAGAAGAGTGTAAATACTACTATGTAGACATTGTCTTGGACCGATAAGCTGGTTCTGAGCATCAAAGGGTGATGCTTCCTTAAGGCCACAATATTTTCTTCCTGGCTGTCGACCGGAGTGTCAATTTCTCGCTGATTTAATTTTACAACTAAATTATAGATTTTTATCCAAATTTACTTAGGAGCTAAACAAATGAGTAGTCCAAAATTTCAACTGATGGTGAGATGCCTGGTGAATCCCTTGTTGTGTCTCGTTACATGCTCGTAAAAATTATTCTTTTAACGGTCAAGTAGGGAGGATTCCATACATTTGTACAGCAAAATGAATtccattgagaaaaaaaaataatattgctGCGCCTATCAACCTAAGTTTGGTATGATTATCCGAACGTTTTTTTTAAGtgcataagtatttttttttttgttgaagaaattaGGCAGTAAACTTAGTAAGACATTGGGCCTCCCCAGGTATCAAAAACTCTTGAATAATGGGACGTCCCCACTATAAGTACCACGATAACAACCACCCTTTTCTTTTACTCTTAACAACCAAATTCCAACACGGCcatcatttttatttgatttggatGAGAAGAATTCAAATTTtatttctaaaaaggtatgttgcATACTATACAAATGTTGAAAGAATGTATATCAATGTCATCATGTATTGCTTAAGGCAGGCTTACCTGATTTTATATTTTGATAATGAGTTGCTTACATTCATAACTGTTGTACTCAAATATTATGTTAATGTGCATCACTTGTTTGTAAAAATGCTTAACAATAAAAATCATCTTTAGTTCTAAAAACATGGATGCAAAGATTTTTTATGGAAATTTTTACATTGAATGAATTTGAAAGCACATAAATGTCTAATAATTATCAAATATCTCCTCATACACAACATTTTGTGTATATCCTTCAGGCTCATTGTCGttctttttgattaatatttttaatCCTTTTCTCGAAGTTGTCCTTGAAACAGCTACATACAACTGACCATGAGTGAATACAGGCTTGTCTAGGTAGACACCAACATTTGGAAGGCTTTGTCCTTGACTTTTATTTATCGTCATGGCATAGCATACTCTTACTGGGAATTGTCTTCGATGCAGGATAAATGGGGGACTTGTTTCGGGTGT
This DNA window, taken from Papaver somniferum cultivar HN1 chromosome 3, ASM357369v1, whole genome shotgun sequence, encodes the following:
- the LOC113359642 gene encoding uncharacterized protein LOC113359642; translation: MREYYAFRLQQRSNEGQTLIRGGRLFQQFVVDAYATIEQCRLKWVRGHQEEIRADVFQGIKEAVAAGDTEPGTAGRIILPSTFTGGPRYMIQHYQDAISICRQLGPPDLFITFTCNPKWFEITEALKKIPGQQPIDRPDIISRVFHIKLKALMSDLEGSRHFGEVQGGLPHAHILSWLKPEDKPKTAAHVDSIIQAEFPDPEKDRVGYDAVCQYMLHGPCGAVKPNRLACITKKCPKKYPKKFCDKTSVDEKGSPVYRRQQMNCGVEKEGIKLDNRWVVPHNLDLLVRYDAHINVEVCNCRGVSINYLFKYLHKGSDRVTAILETPATKKQTSNDSDISDPKESTSNVSDTVAPNNKPKPKFDEIKKYLDCRYLSASEAFWRTLNFEIHYRRPSVERLPFHLEGEQLIYHKDTEDLRDVLERTDPDATKFLRLMKANREHVKARNLTYADFPSEWTWYTESKEWKPRKRGFNKIGRIYYVHPTAGEKYYLRILLNVQRGCQSYDDIKTIDCVTHLTFKAACLALGLLEDDGEWDHAIKEAATVYINGKRLRELFVTLLLNCKVIEPKKLWSENWKLLADGIEHEHQKLYGNENLTYDDDDLKNYCFQEIELIMWKRGRTLKEDEFSEIPYPDMSGIDVPRNHLVAEETSYDRISLLAEAEILKKELNIKQKIVFDSVIDSVEKKDGGLFFVYGSGGTADLLCRADLIIWDEAPMMHRNGLEAFQRTLADIMMEKNGGNEWFGRKTLVLGGDFRQILPIMRLLTGDTFVEKREEVEEFSKWILDVGNGKLPTISLDGSKDTDWVEIPSDLLIRCQENHLDTIVRKMYPDLLIHMRDKNYLVDRSILAPTNECVHNINSHILACIPGEEHTYLSADYIGPESTEYHSSVIFYDKEFLNKHECSGMASHKLTLKVGVPIMLLRNIIQPDGLCNGTRLIVK